One stretch of Pomacea canaliculata isolate SZHN2017 linkage group LG1, ASM307304v1, whole genome shotgun sequence DNA includes these proteins:
- the LOC112567771 gene encoding vesicle-fusing ATPase-like isoform X1, with translation MTGLFRTIKCPSEDLSLTNCVLVNDGDFNGVKHIQVTPSGHSHFVFTVLAHPTVPPGKLAFNAAQRKWAGIVLNSDVKVQQFQFNAKTQCIGSVVLEIEPLQKKSSTPPQSLDSDKLATEFLMTFGGHSLSVEQPVVFGYDSKLYSLLVKEVEVLDFTYAKGQQVSGKPKLANIGLLTPNSGVIFEKAENSNLNLTGKAKGKSSYQSIINPDWDFNKMGIGGLDKEFTAIFRRAFASRVFPPEIVEQLGMKHVRGILLFGPPGTGKTLMARQIGKMLNAREPKIVNGPQILDKYVGESEANIRKLFAEAEEEEKRCGVNSGLHIIIFDEIDAICKSRGSVAGNTAVHDTVVNQLLAKLDGVEQLNNILVIGMTNRKDMIDEALLRPGRLEVQMEIGLPDEFGRLQILTIHTETMKKHEKLDADVDLSELATLTKNFSGAEIEGLVRAAQSTAMNRLIKASSTVEVDPDAMEKLRIRRTDFMHALQHDVKPAFGSSKEELETFLSNGIINWGEPVKHVLEDGELIVGQTRSSDRTPLVTMLLEGPPASGKTALAAKISKLSDFPFVKLCSPENMIGYHEAAKCQAIKKIFDDAYKSPLSCIVIDDIERLLDYVPIGPRFSNLVLQALLVLLKKAPPPGRKLLVIGTTSRKDVLNDFEMLNVFSTVVHVSNISSSEHLLTVLEHSEVFSKDEVDVIKKKTQGRRLFIGIKKLLVLIEMARQTDIGERASKFICILEDEGALEYA, from the exons ctTTTCCGAACGATAAAGTGTCCATCGGAAGATCTCTCCCTGACTAACTGCGTATTAGTTAACGATGGAGATTTCAATGGAGTGAA GCATATTCAAGTAACACCATCAGGACATAGCCattttgtgtttactgtgttgGCACACCCAACAGTACCTCCAGGAAAGCTAGCTTTCAATGCAGCTCAG agaaaatggGCAGGCATTGTTCTAAACTCCGATGTCAAAGTTCAGCAATTCCAATTCAATGCCAAGACACAATGCATTGGTTCTGTGGTCCTGGAGATCGAGCCACTGCAAAAAAAGAG CTCGACCCCACCACAGAGCCTGGACAGTGACAAGTTGGCTACAGAATTCTTGATGACATTTGGGGGTCACAGTTTGTCAGTAGAACAGCCTGTAGTCTTTGGATATGATTCCAAACTATACAGCCTATTGGTCAAGGAAGTTGAAG TGTTGGACTTCACATATGCGAAGGGACAACAGGTTTCAGGAAAACCTAAATTG GCCAACATTGGGCTGCTGACTCCAAATTCTGGTGTGATCTTTGAGAAGGCAGAGAACTCCAATCTAAACCTTACTGGCAAGGCGAAAGG AAAGTCCTCTTATCAGTCAATTATCAATCCAGACTGGGATTTCAACAAAATGGGGATTGGTGGCCTTGATAAAGAGTTTACTGCCATCTTCAGGAGAGCATTTGCATCACGAGTGTTTCCTCCTGAAATTGTGGAGCAGCTGG GTATGAAGCATGTTCGAGGTATTTTGCTGTTTGGACCACCGGGGACAGGCAAAACACTGATGGCAAG ACAAATAGGCAAGATGCTCAATGCAAGAGAGCCCAAAATTGTCAATGGTCCACAGATTCTTGACAAATATGTAGGAGAGTCAGAGGCGAATATCAGAAAGCTCTTTGCTGAggcagaagaagaggaaaaaagg TGTGGAGTTAACAGTGGTCTTCATATCATTATTTTTGATGAGATTGATGCTATCTGCAAATCAAGAGGTTCTGTG gcAGGTAATACTGCTGTACATGATACAGTTGTTAACCAGCTTCTTGCCAAACTGGATGGAGTAGAACAGCTGAACAACATTCTTGTTATTG gtaTGACTAATAGAAAGGACATGATTGATGAAGCATTGCTTCGTCCAGGCCGGCTAGAAGTGCAAATGGAAATTG GCCTGCCAGATGAATTTGGTCGACTTCAAATTCTGACAATTCACACAGAAACTATGAAAAAGCATGAGAAGCTGGATGCTGATGTTGATCTCTCAGAGCTTGCAACACTGACCAAGAACTTCAGCGGAGCAGAGATTGAAGGGTTGGTGCGAGCAGCACAGTCTACAGCCATGAACAGGCTCATCAAG GCATCATCAACTGTGGAGGTGGACCCTGATGCCATGGAGAAGCTAAGAATCCGAAGAACAGACTTCATGCACGCCCTACAACATGATGTCAAACCA GCCTTTGGCAGCAGTAAAGAAGAGCTGGAGACATTCCTATCTAATGGTATCATCAACTGGGGTGAGCCTGTGAAACATGTGCTGGAGGATGGAGAGCTGATTGTTGGACAGACACGATCCAGCGACCGCACACCATTGGTCACAATGCTTTTGGAAG GTCCTCCTGCCAGTGGCAAGACTGCTTTGGCAGCTAAGATATCAAAGCTTTCAGATTTCCCATTCGTTAAACTGTGCAGTCCTGAGAATATGATTGGATATCATGAAGCTGCCAAGTGCCAGGCAATCAAGAAG atttttgatGATGCATACAAATCTCCACTCAGTTGTATCGTCATTGATGATATTGAGAGATTGCTTG ACTATGTTCCAATTGGTCCTCGTTTTTCTAACCTGGTTCTGCAGGCTTTGCTGGTGCTGCTGAAAAAGGCTCCACCTCCT GGTCGGAAGCTGCTGGTGATTGGAACAACCAGTCGTAAGGATGTGCTGAACGATTTTGAGATGCTGAATGTCTTTTCCACGGTTGTGCATGTATCAAACATCTCCAGCAGTGAGCACTTGCTGACAGTGTTAGAACACTCAGAAGTTTTTAGCAAGGACGAGGTGGATGTCATCAAAAAGAAGACTCAAGGAAGACGACTTTTCATCGGGATCAAAAAGCTGTTGGTGCTCATTGAAATGGCTAGACAG ACAGACATTGGCGAACGTGCTTCAAAGTTCATATGCATTTTAGAAGATGAAGGCGCCCTGGAATATGCCTAA
- the LOC112567771 gene encoding vesicle-fusing ATPase-like isoform X2 — MAKLFRTIKCPSEDLSLTNCVLVNDGDFNGVKHIQVTPSGHSHFVFTVLAHPTVPPGKLAFNAAQRKWAGIVLNSDVKVQQFQFNAKTQCIGSVVLEIEPLQKKSSTPPQSLDSDKLATEFLMTFGGHSLSVEQPVVFGYDSKLYSLLVKEVEVLDFTYAKGQQVSGKPKLANIGLLTPNSGVIFEKAENSNLNLTGKAKGKSSYQSIINPDWDFNKMGIGGLDKEFTAIFRRAFASRVFPPEIVEQLGMKHVRGILLFGPPGTGKTLMARQIGKMLNAREPKIVNGPQILDKYVGESEANIRKLFAEAEEEEKRCGVNSGLHIIIFDEIDAICKSRGSVAGNTAVHDTVVNQLLAKLDGVEQLNNILVIGMTNRKDMIDEALLRPGRLEVQMEIGLPDEFGRLQILTIHTETMKKHEKLDADVDLSELATLTKNFSGAEIEGLVRAAQSTAMNRLIKASSTVEVDPDAMEKLRIRRTDFMHALQHDVKPAFGSSKEELETFLSNGIINWGEPVKHVLEDGELIVGQTRSSDRTPLVTMLLEGPPASGKTALAAKISKLSDFPFVKLCSPENMIGYHEAAKCQAIKKIFDDAYKSPLSCIVIDDIERLLDYVPIGPRFSNLVLQALLVLLKKAPPPGRKLLVIGTTSRKDVLNDFEMLNVFSTVVHVSNISSSEHLLTVLEHSEVFSKDEVDVIKKKTQGRRLFIGIKKLLVLIEMARQTDIGERASKFICILEDEGALEYA; from the exons ATGGCGAAG ctTTTCCGAACGATAAAGTGTCCATCGGAAGATCTCTCCCTGACTAACTGCGTATTAGTTAACGATGGAGATTTCAATGGAGTGAA GCATATTCAAGTAACACCATCAGGACATAGCCattttgtgtttactgtgttgGCACACCCAACAGTACCTCCAGGAAAGCTAGCTTTCAATGCAGCTCAG agaaaatggGCAGGCATTGTTCTAAACTCCGATGTCAAAGTTCAGCAATTCCAATTCAATGCCAAGACACAATGCATTGGTTCTGTGGTCCTGGAGATCGAGCCACTGCAAAAAAAGAG CTCGACCCCACCACAGAGCCTGGACAGTGACAAGTTGGCTACAGAATTCTTGATGACATTTGGGGGTCACAGTTTGTCAGTAGAACAGCCTGTAGTCTTTGGATATGATTCCAAACTATACAGCCTATTGGTCAAGGAAGTTGAAG TGTTGGACTTCACATATGCGAAGGGACAACAGGTTTCAGGAAAACCTAAATTG GCCAACATTGGGCTGCTGACTCCAAATTCTGGTGTGATCTTTGAGAAGGCAGAGAACTCCAATCTAAACCTTACTGGCAAGGCGAAAGG AAAGTCCTCTTATCAGTCAATTATCAATCCAGACTGGGATTTCAACAAAATGGGGATTGGTGGCCTTGATAAAGAGTTTACTGCCATCTTCAGGAGAGCATTTGCATCACGAGTGTTTCCTCCTGAAATTGTGGAGCAGCTGG GTATGAAGCATGTTCGAGGTATTTTGCTGTTTGGACCACCGGGGACAGGCAAAACACTGATGGCAAG ACAAATAGGCAAGATGCTCAATGCAAGAGAGCCCAAAATTGTCAATGGTCCACAGATTCTTGACAAATATGTAGGAGAGTCAGAGGCGAATATCAGAAAGCTCTTTGCTGAggcagaagaagaggaaaaaagg TGTGGAGTTAACAGTGGTCTTCATATCATTATTTTTGATGAGATTGATGCTATCTGCAAATCAAGAGGTTCTGTG gcAGGTAATACTGCTGTACATGATACAGTTGTTAACCAGCTTCTTGCCAAACTGGATGGAGTAGAACAGCTGAACAACATTCTTGTTATTG gtaTGACTAATAGAAAGGACATGATTGATGAAGCATTGCTTCGTCCAGGCCGGCTAGAAGTGCAAATGGAAATTG GCCTGCCAGATGAATTTGGTCGACTTCAAATTCTGACAATTCACACAGAAACTATGAAAAAGCATGAGAAGCTGGATGCTGATGTTGATCTCTCAGAGCTTGCAACACTGACCAAGAACTTCAGCGGAGCAGAGATTGAAGGGTTGGTGCGAGCAGCACAGTCTACAGCCATGAACAGGCTCATCAAG GCATCATCAACTGTGGAGGTGGACCCTGATGCCATGGAGAAGCTAAGAATCCGAAGAACAGACTTCATGCACGCCCTACAACATGATGTCAAACCA GCCTTTGGCAGCAGTAAAGAAGAGCTGGAGACATTCCTATCTAATGGTATCATCAACTGGGGTGAGCCTGTGAAACATGTGCTGGAGGATGGAGAGCTGATTGTTGGACAGACACGATCCAGCGACCGCACACCATTGGTCACAATGCTTTTGGAAG GTCCTCCTGCCAGTGGCAAGACTGCTTTGGCAGCTAAGATATCAAAGCTTTCAGATTTCCCATTCGTTAAACTGTGCAGTCCTGAGAATATGATTGGATATCATGAAGCTGCCAAGTGCCAGGCAATCAAGAAG atttttgatGATGCATACAAATCTCCACTCAGTTGTATCGTCATTGATGATATTGAGAGATTGCTTG ACTATGTTCCAATTGGTCCTCGTTTTTCTAACCTGGTTCTGCAGGCTTTGCTGGTGCTGCTGAAAAAGGCTCCACCTCCT GGTCGGAAGCTGCTGGTGATTGGAACAACCAGTCGTAAGGATGTGCTGAACGATTTTGAGATGCTGAATGTCTTTTCCACGGTTGTGCATGTATCAAACATCTCCAGCAGTGAGCACTTGCTGACAGTGTTAGAACACTCAGAAGTTTTTAGCAAGGACGAGGTGGATGTCATCAAAAAGAAGACTCAAGGAAGACGACTTTTCATCGGGATCAAAAAGCTGTTGGTGCTCATTGAAATGGCTAGACAG ACAGACATTGGCGAACGTGCTTCAAAGTTCATATGCATTTTAGAAGATGAAGGCGCCCTGGAATATGCCTAA